ttcattgtgaggcatgaaggatcttagtttccccaccagggatcgaacctgtgtccccctgcagcggaagcacAGACTTCCACCTACCGGGCCACCCAGGAATTCCCAGCCATTCACATCTTGAATGTTCGTCAGCTCTGTCTGATGGTGGCCCCGCCAGACACCAAGAGCTCCAACTCTTCCAtcaaaccactgggccagcagccTCCCCGACACCACTGGGTgggctgcccccagccccctcctcccccagccaccATGCCGGTCTCCGCACTGTCCGGAGCCCAGCCTGGGACCCCACAGACAGAAGGAGCCACTTCAGTGCCCCCGTCAGCAGCTGCGTGGAACCAGGGCTTCTGATGGAGACACCGCTGCGTTTCCCTCCACCCCGTCTCAGGTCAGGAGTGGGAGTGGATGCTGGGCGTCcctcagtgaacaaaacagatgcCTCCCCACTCTAGAGCCGGCggtctggggtgggagggggagaaaCCCGGGACAGAGCCAGACCTGTGCTGACACCAGATACAAGACGGGGAGCGGAGACAGTGACCGGGGAGGGACCTGCTGAAATAGCCCCTCTGAGCTCGGGACGCgctgcagcagcagccaggcCCGCTGGGCGGGGACGGGCTGAGTCTGCTAGAGCCTTCGTGCCCGGCCCCTCGGCTGTCCCGCGCCCCCGTCACCCGCGTCACCCCCTTTCATGCCCTCCTTACACTCTCACCCCCGCTATCCCATGGGACACGCTGGGACCCGCGGGGAGGTTCTCGGGAGCCAGTGGTCTCAGCCGCACCTGGCCCTGAGGCGGTGAGCCCCGCGGGCTGGTGGACGAGCTGGGGCAGAGGACGGAGGGGCAGGCGGGCAGGGTCAAGGTGAGGCCGGCGGGTGGGTGGCTGGGTTAACggcggggggtggtggggggcgaGGCAAGCCAGTGCTCCGAGGGCAGGGTGGAGCCCCTACTGCTGAAGGGAGCGAAGTGAAGATGCCAGGCgctcagactctgtgaccccgtgggctgtaacccaccaggctcctctgcccatgggattctccaggcaagagtcctggagggCGTAGCCTCCCCTGCTGCTGACCGAACAGCAAAGTGTCCCTGTCAGAAAGGGAACAGAGACACTGCCCTGATAGGTGGTCAGGGTGGTGTGGCCGGAGCCTCCTGCCAGCCTCAGGTGACCCAAGGCCACAGTGTCCAGTCACCATTGAGAGTATAAGAGCTTAGTCATCAAAGTCACAGGGATCCAatttttgctcctttttttttaactcaagtgAAGTGACTCATTaacctagtttttttttcttcctattttgaaAGAATTGTGGTGAAATATATACAGTAACACACAATTTACCAACTTAACCACTTTTAACTGACAATTCATCACCATTAATGACATTCACGATGTTGTGTAACCATGAATCTATCTACTTCCGGACTTTCTTATTACCTCAGGCAGAAACTCGGTGTCCTTGAAGCAATAATCCTGTGTTCCCCTCTCGCCCAGCCCCTGGTGACCTCAATTTCTGTCTCTGAATCTGCCTATTCTGGGTATTTCACATAagttgttgttgctaagtcatgtctgactctttgtgactgagtggactgcagcatgtcaggcttccctgtccttcactctctcctggagtttgctccaattcatgtccatcgagtcagtgatgccgtccaaccatctcatcctctgtcgtccccttctcctcctgctctcaatctttcccagcatcagggtcttttccaatgagtcagttcttcgcatcaggtggccaaagtattggagcttcagcttcagcatcagtccttccaatgaatattcaggactgatttcctttaggattgactagtttgatttccttgctgtccaagggactctcaagagtcttttccagcaccacaatttaaagtatgtattcttcggcactcagccttctttatggcccagctctcacatccgtgcgTGGCTGGAGAAAcagttttgactatatagacctctGTTGGCACAGCGATGTCCAAGTAGAATCATGCAgtgtgtccttttgtgtctggcttctttcactcagcggTGTCCTCAAGGTCGTCTGTCCGGTAATGTGTATCAGAACCCCGTTCCTTTCTTTGGCCGTGCTGTGCGGCTTATAGGATCTTAGGTCtctgaccagggaagccccaccattcctttttattgctgagtaatattccattgttagaAGTAATACTGCATTGGAGgagatggcaaaccactccagtattcttgcctggaaaaccccatggacagaggaccctggtaggctacagtccatggggttgtaaagagtcggacatgactgagcgacttcacttcactaatattccattgtaagcATGGgccacatttgtttatccatgtCTGGATGGATGGGAGTCACTTCTGCCCTCTGGCTATTGTGAAGGGTGCCTAGCCTGGTTTTTAAAAGGAGTAAACTTTCACCAGCGCATCGCCGGAGTCAGCGCTCTGTAAGAACAGCACCAGCTGCCCAGAGCACAGCGGCTTTGCCTTGTTCTAGATCCCAAACCGGCCGAGGGCTGGCTGGGCAGTTACGGTCGGCCAGAGTCCTCCACAGGAGAGGGTGCCAGGCTGGCCCGGAGGACTGGGAGAGCCAGGCCCCAGGATCCAGAGCTGTGACCCTCAGAGAAGTCTGAAAGATCTATGAGCTACGGTGTGTGGAGAGTCATCCCAGGTCCTGAGGTGGTGGGGTCAGAGGGACAGCTCTGCACGCCGAGGTGGATCCCCGCCCCTCCAGGATGGCAGCCGGAACCGACAGCCAGAATCCGGGATCTCCACGCACAGGACTGCTGCCCCCTGCTGGACGGGGATGGCACTGCAGCAGGGCAGTGCCGCGTCCCCCAGGGCCCGCGGGTGACCATTACCTGaagtggggcagggaggagggggaggtccCGAGGACGGGCCTCAGCCTTTCTCAACCCCCTACCCCTCCTCACAGGGATGACCCCCCATGGATTTGCAAAGCAATCTTGCAGAATAAAGTATTAACTACGTTTGATAAAAAGGCTTTTTGTGCTGCTTGAAAGTCCTAACTTTTGGAGGAAAGCCCGGCTTCTGTGAAGGACCCAGAACCAGGGGTCTGGCCTGTCTGggagccccctccccaggtccTTCCAACTGCCCTCCGCCCTGGCCACTCTGGTTCGGGACCCCTCCCTTTGCACGGGGTGAGCTGCCTGCCTGACCTGCCCCCAACCGGCCTGGGCAGCCCCACCCTCCCGGGATCCTGAAAGGCCACTGACAAGACCAAGTCCGGAACTGCCCTGGCTGCTCTGCTGCGTCCTTCACGTCCCGTTCCCAGAACGCGCTGTGGCTGCTGCCCTGGGGCTCCAGGACTGCCGCCCGCCCGCCCAGGCCGCCTGCCCACCAGCACCGCGACCCTCCTTCCCTGCTGGACCCAGCGGAGCCTAAGGACGAGGGTGGAGGCTCAGCGCCCAGACCCCTGGTTTGAATCCCGGCTTCTCAGAAAAGCAAACCATCAGTCATTGGATTACCTGGAGATGGCACTTTGTTCATCTCGCTCAGAAGCAGAACCCGGATCGTGTTTCTCGCGGTCAGCTCCTGGCCCTGGCTGTGCCCCACATCACGCCCCTGTGTAGGGGGGAGGGCGGCCAGTAGCGCCAGCCTGTCTTTACACAAGCGTCGGGGCTCCAGCCCCAGGAGGGCTGCGCTTGTGATTCTTCCTGAATTCCTGGCCTCTGGCTCAGGGAGGCTGTTGCTTACTAAGAACAAGCTCTCAGTCAGGGCGCTCAGTCTAGACCCACCCACAACAGGATTCAGCTTTTCGTATCAGAGTTTTCTACAGCAAAACATAGAAACCTGGTCTCCTcagaaaacagatttatttttatatttctataaatatcAGCTGGACGATCAACACAGACAGGGAGCAATCTCAATGGTGTTTATCCGGAGGACAGTCTGCGGGTTCACGAtgactgagagagagaaaagggccgGGGTGTCAGCGCAGACCCCGACGCTGTGAACGAGCTACTGTGAGACTAGCCACTGCCCGCTCGGCCTGCAGGGGTCAGACTCAGCGAGGTCCCGCCTGGCGTGTCCCAGGGGCACGCAGACCGCCCGCCTCACCGACTCCCCAAGCCCCGTCAGATGCAGCAGGGGCTGCGACACCCCGGGAGCCCTTGTCGCGGCTCCTGGCTTCGCCCCTCCACATGCCTGGAGACCCCCGCATGGCACAGTGAGGTGGGGGTGGCATCTGGTGACCCGAGGCTCCTGGAGGAGAGCTTTCCTAATGACCTGACTCCAGGAAAGTGGAAGCTACGCTTCCGGTGCGTTTTGCCACCTGTGACTGAGGACCGGACCGATGCACATCTGTAGGGGCTGGGCTCCTAAGGATTCCAGCACCCAAGGATGCTCAAGCCCCTCACACTAGATGGCGCAGTGTCTGCGTGTAACCTACACACTCCCTCCCGTACACGCGAAACCATCTCCAGATCACGTGTACGGCCTAACACTCTGAAAACGCCCATGTGAATAGGTGAAGACACAAAGAAAATTCTATGTAAGCTGTTGTGATTCTGCCTGTCCCACTCCTCTTGTAGAAAAGTGCCATCGTGCATGCGCGTGTCCACACGTGTGGATGCGTGTGTGCCCGGCAGAACAAAGCTGAACTCCGCCCACCTCTGGGCTGTATGGGGCGGTCTCGCCCTCACCCTCTAAGACAGTCCCCCTGGGTGGAGGTGGGCACTCCTGGCGCTCTGGGCAACATCTACCGACAGGGCATCCTCTGCCTGCTTGTCCATTTCCCGGGGGGACGCCGGATGTGCTGTGGGGTCTCAGCAGCCGCTGATGGTCCCGGCCGCGCCTCCCAGGGCCACCCCTGGTCAGAGCCAGGGCAGGGCCGCGCCCACCCGCTGGTCCCACTGGTCCCCAGGCGCCGCAGAGGGCAGGACTCGGGGCAACACCCGGAGGACGGGAGCGCGGCAGCTCCGCTTTCCCCAACTTACTTCTCTTCCTTTTGtagtttttccttctctgaaatctCATGTTGACTCTTGGCCACGATTCTGTCTTTTCGATGACCGTGGCTTCTACTCGGACAAGGTCCTTTCTAGAAGACGGGAATGAGCAGTGAGGCACcttcttatttctccattttcctgGTACTTTACACGTGAGAACTTCTAAAATAAGCCTTCCTTTTCTGCTGGTTATCAACGTCCACCCCCCCAACCACAGACACTACACGGTGAGGAACAGGGTCGTCTCACAGCCAGTCCTAAAAGGGCCAAACTGCAGTGAGGCAGTAACAGGCCAGAGGTGCAGAGGTCGGGACGCTCTGCACGTGGGGCATTAAGCGCCCACGGACCGCAGCATCCGCGCGCCGAGCTTGGGGCTGACCGGGTGTGACGgagcccccgcccgcccccctgCCCGGCCCCCGAGCGCACGTTACCCGAGCAGGGGTCTGCCGAGGAGCGTGAAGTCGTCGGCCCCAACCAGCAGGACCTGGAACCAAACAGGCGCGTCACCAACAGATAACACAGCCACAGAACACAGTCGCTGGGACACTGAGACGGAGACAGGCTGGACAGGGAGACGGGCTCGCGCACTTGCTCTGCCGTCTCCCTCGGGGCACAGGCCCGTCTGACTGGCACAGGTGGACGTGGGACCTGGTGGCACATCCAGTCAGCAGATCATCTCCGCCGGAAACGGACTGAAACCTTGTCACTGAAGTATAAACATACAGGGAAAAACGCAGAAACCAGACGGTGGGGGCCTTTAAGCAGTTGACAGTCCTGCAGATTCTGTGAAGATTTAGGTTCAAGGGTGTTCTTTCAATGACTGCAaaaccccgccccgccccaggcaGCGGGAGGGAAGCCACGTGGTCAGGAGAGGCCTCAGATGCGACGGTTTCGTGACCTGAGTGCAGGGGTCTTATTAGACGCTGGGAGACTCGTCTGGAAGTTTACAGGTCAGAAGAAAATTCGATCACGCTAAACCTAAATGTCGAAAGACAGAGCCTATTTTGTAACAACATCCATGGACTATGTATGTTAGGCAACGACAGAGAACCTTGCTTCACTCACTCTCAGCCTGACGTGGTCTCTGTGGCTGGGCTTCCTATGTTATGAAAATCATCTTTACAGGCTGGGGCTTCCTATGCTTTTGTTAGTGtgaaatgtttcaaaataacGTCTTTCAAGAAACCCTTACAAATACACTTCTGAAGTGTCCGATTTTAGACGTAAGAAGTAAACATGCTCTTGTCCATGAGCTCGTGATGGAGCCCCGGGCGTCCCCACAGAGAAGGCGCTGTGCTGGCCGCGGGTGTCCCCGCAGCACCCTCGTTCAGCTCTGAGTCAAGCGGTCCTGCTCAGACCACAGGCTGTGGCAGGACCAGCTGAGAAACGGGAGCGTAATGCTGCGCTCGGTGTAAATACACCGAGAATCTATGATCACAAAGGAGGAGTTTTAAGTATAAAGAAAATCATTTGTCATATTACATCATGTCAACAGTTCACTATGTCCTAGAAACAGGATCTGGTGCAGAGATCTCACAGTTCACCTACAGTAGAACAGGCAAAAACCAAGCAGGCGCCTGAACACAGCAAACAGGATCCTAAGTGGAAGCAGACGCACACGGCTAAGCAGAGCACAGACCACGGAGCGGTTCCGGAGGCCAGAACATGACCAGCGTCCGGGGAGCCGGCTCGAGACCATCGCTCCCTGTCTAGGACAGCAGCGGCCGCCACACCTCACACACGTCAGGGGAGTGTGTGTGAGACACTCCTCCTTGGGGAAACGTGCTGACTGTCTCCGTCGGGGAGGGACCCTGCCGGGTCAGGGCCACCTGCGGGGGCACCTCCCCttgcccccaggctcccccacGCCCGCCCAGCCAGCCTGCCACGTCCCAGGAAGGGCGCCGGGCTTCTTCATCAGAGCCGACCCCGGGGAGCAGGGACCGAGTCCCAGATACACCAAGAAGCCCACGCTCTCACCTTCTCCAGCCGAATCCTCTCTCCGCAGGCAATGTCTAACTTGTTCTCAATTAGAATCAGGTCTTCAGAGGTGACCTTCCACTGGTGGCTGGCAAAGTGCACCACGGCGAAGAGCCTGCCGTACTGGCCCCTGGCGATGAGCTCGTTCACCTTCTCCACAACCTCTGCGGGGAGAAGGGCGGTCAGGGTCACAGCTCTGCCCCTCGCGTGCCCGACGCCCCCCACAGCCGCGTGACCCTGAGCATCCGTGGACTGGCGGCAGGGCGCGTGCCGGGGGCTCCTCCCTGCTCTCCTACCACCGCCGTCAGCCGGATCTAAAACCAGGGAGGGTCCACGCGTTGCTATGGATTTCCAGGTTTTGGAAACCGAGGACCCTCACTGCCTCCCAGCGCTGGGCGTGGCGGGCACGCTGCCCTCCTCCCGACACCCGGACGGTCTCCCAGCACCCACGCTGCGGCCGCTTCAACCGATGAGCGTGCACCTTGTTCTCTTTCCCTGAACACCCACATTTCTACCAACAGCGGGGAGACTGGGCTGGACTGAGCCCTGCCGCCACCCGTGTCAGCTGCCTGCAACTCAGCTGGCGCCCCAGGAGGGTTTGCTAAGCGAACGAGGGTTCTGAATTCTGGTGTTAAGTGAACTTGAGCGTTCCTGCCGTGCTGCATCCTGTGAACCAGAGGGCCCACATCGGCCCGTCTCGGGCACATAGAAACGTGATGCCCTTCTTCCATAGCTAGGaggccaccccacccccttgCTTCTGCCCCCCTTACCTGCGTGGTGTCTGGCCTCCTCCACGGGGTCTGGCAGAACAACTTCTGTCCAAGGTGGTGAACTCAGTGAGGTTTTAGGAACGTATctgtaaaaatatgtttttgcATGCAGGTCACACACACGTGAAAAGACGGTTCCAGAGCTGTGAGCCACGGCTGTGCTCCGTACACCAGAAAGGACAAGGACCCAGCATGTCTCCGACACCCGAGTGGCTGGCGGGGCAGCAGCCCCAGTCGTGGGGGAGCAAAACCTGCCCCCCAAATGTCTCTTAGGTGTGTGGATTACTTCAAGCTGAAAACAATCAAGGCCCAAGACTTAGGAAGAAACTctggcaggaggcaggcaggcaggcctggGTCTGCACACAGCTGCCTGGAGATGGCGGGCCTGTCCTGCGACAGCGTCACCAGAAAGGATGCGGGAACACGCGGGCCCAGAGGACAGGGGCTGCTCCCCGTCCCACGGTCTCTGCAGGCCCAGCAAACATTGATCCACCAAACACTTGCTTTTCCACCTCCACGTGAACTGCCTTCTCCCCCAACTTGAGCTCCCAGACCCCTACCCTCAACATCCTCTCTTGTCTAGCTGAAGGAGCTGTTTCTGCAGAGGGCTTCAGTCGTCCTGGAGAATGACTCATTTCTCCCAGGTCTCTCCCGTGTGTACAGGTTATTAACCTTGGgtctgattttctcctgttaacctGTCTCACGTCAACTGAACCCCTCGACCAGCCAGAAGACCCTGGAGAGCTGGGGAAAGTGCTGCTTCCAGCACAGGCCCAGGACCCCGGCACTGCCACAGCGGGGGTGCCGCACACAGGTGGCCCTGCTGGAGCCAGCTGGCCCCCGAGTGAGGCTGTGCGTCCCGGCCGTGCACCGTGTCCGAGGCTCAGGGCCCCAGGCGGCCCAGCAGCAGCCAGCCAGGACGAGGGGCAAAGCTGCGAGGCGGCCGGGGCAGCAGCGACTGCTCAGAGCAGCGCTGGGGGAAATCAGCCGGGTTCACGAAAGCGGCCCCTTAGGGTTTCCGCCTCCAGCCTCATGCTGGGAGGCCACTGCTCCTTCAGGGAAGCAGCAGGCCCCGGGTCCCCTGCTGCTGAGACTCTCACTGCGGGAGAGCAGGCGGCTGTACTGAGAGCTTCCGAGTGCCAGGCGCTCACCAAAGCTCCTTGTTTAAGGAATTTCTTTATCGAAGAAACAACgttgtcagtttctgctgtacaggaaagtgactcagttacacatgcGTATATACGATTCTTCTTTCCTGATGATcgatcacaggatactgaatatcgTTCCCTGGGCCAGACAGAGGGACCTCACGGTGTCCCCGTGCCGCCTGTCACACAGTGGGACCTCGTGCTATATGTAAGTTTGTACCTGGTAATCCAATCTCCTAATCGACCCCTCCTTtactcctcccccttggcaagtCCTTCTAACAAGCTCTCTGGATGCAGAAATTCACTCGACTCTCATGAAAACCCATTGCGATGCAGACTGATATTCCTTCCACTTTTTGAAGAGGAACCGAAGCCCAAGGATGACCCTGCTCAAGGACCCGGGCTGGAAGGGCTAGTATGGGACCCTGTATATTCCTATTCAAGTgtgattttgttaaatttactttttttaatttatgtttttattattttttttaatctaaatataCAGTTTTAACACTAAACATGCTCTTTCAAATTACGCAAGGCCCTCCAGAGAGTCCGTCCTGTGATTCAACCTTCCTGGTTAGAAATTCCCAATTAGGAGTTAAAAGATTTTCCTTAAAAAGACACAGCCATGCAAGGCCCAGAACACCATTCTCTTTGGACTCTTGAGGTTCCGTCTTTATTTCTACATGTTAGGGTCTGAGTAAAATATGACCAAAACAGTTAAAATTCATATTCTTAAAAACGTAAATGTTCAAAGTTTTGACTTTAGAagacaggaaaggaagagagtCAGCAAAACCCACATTTTG
The nucleotide sequence above comes from Cervus canadensis isolate Bull #8, Minnesota chromosome 29, ASM1932006v1, whole genome shotgun sequence. Encoded proteins:
- the MRPL21 gene encoding 39S ribosomal protein L21, mitochondrial isoform X2, which gives rise to MAAAMAAWALPVTFGRLASACSRSVLRASGPGAASLWSASRRFSSQSASFPQGYVPKTSLSSPPWTEVVLPDPVEEARHHAEVVEKVNELIARGQYGRLFAVVHFASHQWKVTSEDLILIENKLDIACGERIRLEKVLLVGADDFTLLGRPLLGKDLVRVEATVIEKTESWPRVNMRFQRRKNYKRKRIIVNPQTVLRINTIEIAPCLC
- the MRPL21 gene encoding 39S ribosomal protein L21, mitochondrial isoform X1: MDCSPLGFSVGVFGQEYHSGLPFPPLGDLPDPGTEPESPASPALTGRFFTTEPPGFQERRFLPCGPLLGGSVRRALHFRKGNIKIYVPKTSLSSPPWTEVVLPDPVEEARHHAEVVEKVNELIARGQYGRLFAVVHFASHQWKVTSEDLILIENKLDIACGERIRLEKVLLVGADDFTLLGRPLLGKDLVRVEATVIEKTESWPRVNMRFQRRKNYKRKRIIVNPQTVLRINTIEIAPCLC